Proteins found in one Magnolia sinica isolate HGM2019 chromosome 5, MsV1, whole genome shotgun sequence genomic segment:
- the LOC131245128 gene encoding pentatricopeptide repeat-containing protein At4g01030, mitochondrial — MEKTTPFHLHTSLPRIPVIHKRKRSNTSFHVLGVADVSMENLLPSLRFPPHSCDFSDTMKLQSLNSAKQIHAQIIKSASGWNSDSFVSKLICVYAEMGDFRSAAMVFFMGFERNSLSWSSLMEEFEKNGGRWRELLAILHELHREEMIFDCRILTAVLRICTSLMDSRLGEEIHACGIKSGFDSDIHLKCALMEFYLNCCGFECIAKMFDEMEVRNPLLWKEAIMLNSRNGLWLESLELFRQMQFSFVEADGFTIAKVLQACGRVGALKQGMQIHGYVIRSGCISDLLICNSLISMYSKNSKLVLARAVFDSMGSHSSVSWNSMISGYALNGFIDEAWKLLDEMALSETKPDIVTWSSLVSGHSLYGLHDEILKVLWRMQTAGFKPNSSSITSVLQAVSESGLLRLGKEIHGYAIRNGIVNDMYVGTSLVDMYVKKGRLTDARSVVYNLKFRNVFAWNSLISGYAYNGFFDKALELLKEMEKDGIKPDLITWNSLISGYAMKGLSKQALVLIRQLRMLGLNPNVVSWTALISGCSQTGNYVESLDFFVQMQQAGIKPNSATIASSLRACAGLAMLLKGAELHCSAIRNGFDRDIFVATALIDMYCKSGSLHNASRVFGKIQNKNLASWNAMIMGFAIHGLGEEVILLFNEMCKMGIRPDGITFTALLSGCRHSGMLAEGWKYFDSMRTEYGINPTLEHYACMVDLLGRGGYVDEAWDFLRTMPLEPDAAMWGALLGACRIHRNLELAEIAAENLFKLEPDNSGNYLLLMNLYAAENRWEDVENLRDVMNIVGVKNRPGWSWIRIDHMVHLFSVDGKPHPDVGEIYFELYQLVLKIQKMGYEPDTSCVVQNVDEEEKKLLLLSHTEKLAITYGLIKTGEGTPIRVIKNTRVCNDCHSMAKYISQISCREIFLRDGVRFHHFAGGKCSCNDYW; from the coding sequence ATGGAAAAAACCACCCCATTTCACTTACATACCTCTCTGCCCCGAATCCCTGTCATCCACAAGAGAAAGAGAAGCAATACCAGCTTTCATGTCCTTGGAGTTGCAGACGTCTCCATGGAAAACCTACTTCCTTCTCTCAGATTTCCCCCTCATTCATGTGATTTTAGTGACACCATGAAGCTACAATCTCTAAATTCAGCGAAACAGATCCATGCCCAGATCATAAAATCGGCATCTGGGTGGAATTCGGACTCTTTCGTAAGCAAACTGATTTGCGTGTACGCAGAAATGGGAGATTTCCGATCAGCTGCCATGGTTTTCTTTATGGGTTTTGAGAGGAATTCTCTCTCTTGGAGTTCTTTAATGGAAGAATTCGAAAAGAATGGCGGGAGATGGCGTGAATTGCTTGCAATTTTGCACGAATTGCATAGAGAAGAAATGATATTCGACTGCAGAATTCTGACAGCTGTCCTTAGAATCTGCACGAGCTTGATGGATTCTCGCTTGGGTGAGGAAATCCATGCTTGTGGGATCAAGAGTGGTTTCGATTCAGATATCCATTTGAAATGTGCTCTGATGGAGTTTTATTTGAATTGCTGCGGCTTTGAATGCATTGCTAAGATGTTCGATGAGATGGAAGTGAGGAATCCTCTTCTATGGAAAGAGGCGATAATGTTGAATTCTCGAAACGGTTTGTGGTTGGAAAGCCTTGAATTGTTCCGTCAGATGCAATTCTCATTTGTGGAAGCTGATGGTTTCACGATCGCGAAAGTTCTTCAGGCGTGTGGGAGGGTGGGAGCTCTCAAACAAGGAATGCAGATCCATGGGTATGTTATCCGGTCTGGTTGCATTTCAGATTTGTTAATATGCAATTCTTTGATTAGCATGTATTCAAAAAATTCCAAATTGGTATTGGCGAGAGCCGTCTTTGATTCGATGGGTAGTCATAGTTCTGTCTCGTGGAATTCGATGATTTCGGGTTATGCTCTCAACGGTTTTATTGATGAAGCATGGAAACTCTTAGATGAAATGGCATTGTCTGAGACGAAACCGGATATTGTCACTTGGAGTTCTCTTGTATCAGGCCATTCTCTTTATGGGCTTCATGATGAAATTCTGAAAGTTTTGTGGAGAATGCAGACTGCAGGCTTCAAGCCGAATTCAAGCTCCATAACGAGCGTTCTTCAAGCAGTTAGTGAATCAGGCTTGCTGAGATTGGGGAAGGAAATCCATGGCTACGCGATAAGAAACGGGATCGTAAATGACATGTATGTTGGAACTTCATTGGTAGACATGTATGTGAAGAAGGGTAGATTAACCGATGCTCGATCAGTCGTTTATAATCTGAAATTTAGAAACGTTTTCGCATGGAATTCATTGATTTCGGGATATGCGTATAATGGTTTTTTTGACAAAGCATTGGAGCTATTGAAAGAGATGGAGAAGGACGGGATCAAGCCCGATCTGATCACATGGAACAGTTTGATTTCAGGGTATGCGATGAAGGGGCTCAGCAAGCAGGCTCTGGTGTTGATCCGTCAGCTGAGGATGTTGGGCTTGAATCCTAACGTCGTTTCCTGGACTGCTCTCATCTCAGGCTGTTCTCAGACAGGAAATTATGTAGAGTCCCTCGACTTCTTTGTCCAAATGCAGCAAGCAGGAATCAAACCCAACTCAGCCACCATAGCTAGCTCACTTCGAGCCTGCGCTGGCCTGGCTATGTTACTGAAGGGTGCAGAATTACACTGCTCTGCGATTAGGAATGGTTTTGACAGAGATATATTCGTCGCTACTGCACTCATTGACATGTATTGTAAATCGGGTAGTTTGCATAATGCTAGTCGAGTGTTTGGGAAGATTCAGAACAAAAATCTTGCCTCTTGGAATGCCATGATCATGGGATTTGCCATTCATGGCCTCGGTGAAGAGGTGATTTTGCTTTTTAATGAAATGTGCAAGATGGGTATTCGTCCAGATGGTATAACATTCACTGCACTCCTCTCAGGTTGTAGACATTCGGGAATGCTTGCTGAAGGATGGAAGTATTTTGACAGCATGAGGACGGAATATGGTATAAACCCAACACTCGAGCATTACGCTTGCATGGTCGATCTTCTTGGACGAGGCGGGTATGTGGACGAAGCTTGGGATTTTCTAAGGACAATGCCATTAGAACCTGATGCTGCCATGTGGGGTGCGCTGCTCGGAGCGTGTAGAATTCATAGGAACTTGGAGCTCGCTGAAATCGCGGCGGAAAATCTGTTCAAACTGGAGCCGGATAATTCAGGGAACTATCTGCTGCTGATGAATTTATATGCTGCTGAAAACCGATGGGAAGATGTCGAGAATCTGAGGGATGTGATGAATATTGTTGGGGTGAAGAACAGGCCCGGATGGAGCTGGATACGGATCGATCATATGGTCCATCTTTTCTCTGTAGATGGGAAACCCCACCCAGATGTTGGAGAGATATACTTTGAATTATATCAGCTGGTTCTGAAAATACAGAAAATGGGGTACGAGCCCGATACAAGTTGTGTAGTTCAGAACGTTGACGAGGAGGAAAAGAAGTTGTTGTTGCTTAGTCACACCGAGAAGCTGGCGATTACTTATGGGTTGATCAAGACCGGAGAGGGCACACCCATCAGGGTGATAAAGAACACGAGAGTATGCAATGACTGTCATTCGATGGCGAAATACATTTCACAAATAAGCTGCCGCGAGATTTTCCTTAGGGACGGTGTTCGGTTCCATCATTTCGCAGGCGGAAAATGCTCATGCAATGACTACTGGTAG
- the LOC131245126 gene encoding uncharacterized protein LOC131245126, with protein sequence MARIAVTICVIFSIFLLAHARNPSNLPERSVSQTFPISVVTEDDAETLTLPTEKPESDAIPAEKSESDTLPMEKPESDTVSVSSISLPTMASFDVRFRTINRHFPHPHGKRPFLFRFPHRHRCLHHPHIRGPHVRIPYGNDMILAQGFGGGVRQIPAGVARFPGVGADYRRPRHMHVKEEEDRNEKGGFVKWFREIANRF encoded by the exons ATGGCCAGAATCGCCGTTACCATCTGCGTTATCTTTTCTATCTTTCTTCTCGCTCACGCCCGTAATCCGTCAAATCTACCAGAGCGGTCCGTTTCCCAAACGTTTCCGATCTCCGTCGTGACGGAAGATGACGCAGAGACTCTC ACCCTCCCCACGGAGAAGCCGGAATCTGACGCCATTCCCGCAGAGAAATCGGAATCCGACACCCTCCCCATGGAGAAGCCGGAATCTGACACTGTTTCCGTCAGCAGCATCTCACTCCCCACGATGGCATCATTCGACGTCAGGTTCCGTACGATCAACCGCCACTTTCCCCATCCACACGGTAAACGACCGTTTCTCTTCCGTTTCCCCCACAGGCACCGGTGCCTTCACCACCCCCACATCCGCGGGCCCCATGTACGGATCCCTTACGGGAACGACATGATTCTAGCGCAGGGCTTCGGTGGCGGCGTGCGTCAGATCCCGGCGGGAGTGGCTCGATTTCCCGGCGTGGGGGCGGATTACAGAAGACCGAGGCACATGCATGTGAAGGAGGAGGAAGATCGGAATGAGAAAGGCGGTTTTGTGAAGTGGTTTCGGGAGATTGCAAACCGCTTTTGA